The Sandaracinus amylolyticus genomic interval TTCTCATTTCGCGGATATCACGCTCTCTTAGAGCGCCGCAGTCGTGAGATGCGCGCATGTTTGCGGTGGACTGAGCACCGCGATTGGGACTACTGCTCCGGTCAACCCCGTTACTCAGAGGACTCCAGATGGACAAGCTGAAGGCGCTCCTGGAGGCGATTCCAAACCTCCGCAGGCCGATCCAGGTCGCGTGCGTGATCTTTCTGGGGTTCGCGAGCTACGCCGGGAATGTCGCCCCGCAATACGTTCCAGGCGCTATCGCATTCGGGGTGATCGCCGTTTTCCTGCTCGCGGTCAGCTTGATGTTGACGAAGACGGTCCTCGACGGACTGAGCGGCGAGACGCGCTTCCGCCTGCTGCTTGCGATTCTCGCTATTCTGCTCGTGCTCGGGCTCTCCTCAATCGCGGCCGCCGTACAGATGGCCACCGTGCCAGGCCCGGACGTCGTGTCGTGGGATGCAGTCCGATTGGACGACAGAGAAGGGCTGGTCGCGACCTTGCCGTTTGAGGCGACGGGCCGTCCCGTAGCATGCGTACAGCTTCATTTCGACGACGGATGCTGGTTCGATATCGAACGCGAGACCGTTGTGACGGCGGAGTGCGCAACGGTGGACGACTCTCCGCACCTCGACCGCGAGGATACGGAGATGATCGATCCACATGTGATGCAACTCCGGCTGCGCTTTAGCGGAAGCCCGAGTTGCAGAGCGTCGATCCGCTTGCCGGTGCAGTGTACGGGCGATCAGCGGATCGTGCCGGGCTTTAGCCCTCAGTGTACACTCACGCTCGCGGATTCCTGATCGATTAGCCATGAGGCCTTTCGCACGAGCACGAGCCTGGAGTGTGGTGCTCTTGGCGGGGGCTTGCGTCGGAGCTGCCGGCGTTGCCCGATCTCAGCCCGAAACGGGTCCTCAGCCCGGACCCGAAACGGCTCTCCATCCCGCAATGTTCACCGTCGAGGTGACGGGCCGCCTCACCGAACAGGACACTGGCCGTCCTCTCCGCGTCAACAGCGTCGTCGGGTTTTACCGCCGAGTGCCCGGTGGATACGAGTTGATCGACTATGCTCGCGTCGGCGCGGATGGTCGCTACGCAGGCGAGGTCAGGTGGAATTCAAGCTGGCCGGCAATGCACCTCGAGGAGTCCGATTGGGGATGCCACTATCGTCTCGACACGATCGCGGTGCACCGCCGGACTCGGACCTACCACCATGAGCACGCGATCGGTTTGCGCGAGAGCCAGTGTACGCGCCCCCACCCGCTAGCCGTAGGTGCAGCAATGCGCATCTACGACTGGCTCTACCGCTCTGTCTTTCGTATGCGGTCTGCTACGCGCATCGACCAGACGGCCCAACTGGGCGGAGGCGCGCTCGACGTTTGCGATCAGGTGTTCTGTCATCGCGAGACCGCGGCCACGTCGATTCCGCGCGAGCTCGCCGATTTTCAACATATCGAGCGAGAAATCAGAGAGCGGAGCGCTTCCGACATCACGTTCGTACGCGCGTTGGCGGAGCGGCGCAGAATTCAGGATCGTGACGGGCGGAGCACACGTGCGCTGCTCTATCTCGACGAGATACTGGCAGAAGAACGAAGTAGTGAAATCGAATCCACTGAAACGGCTGCAGAAACCGAGGCCGCGACGGACGGCCTGTAGAGGGCGCGATGTGACCGCTGCTCGCAGTCGCCTGGAGCGGCAACTGTCCGTTCGGAAACGCGATGGACCGTTTCCGGGGCACCGCTGAAATGGACGTGCATCGGATCGCCTTTGAGGAACGGTCGCCGTCGCGGGCGGGCGCATCTCGACGAGCGCGCTGTCGCTCCGGTCTCGAGATCGGTGGAGCGCAGCACGTGCTCGTCGTCGAGGGTCAGCACGCCGAGCGTGGCGAGGCGAACGCACCCGGGTTGGACGGCGGGCGCCGCGATGTTCCGCATCGGAAGGCGCTCGACGCAGCGGTGTTGTTCGGCGCGAATTCGCTGCCAGCGATGAACACCACCTCGCCATCGATGACGCCGAGCTGCGCGGGCTCCTCGGCTCGTGCCAGGAGCTCCTCACGGCCGCCGTCGCGCGCCACACGGTAGAGCGCATCCACCGTGGTAAGACGGTTGGTGTCGAGGACAGCCACGCCCGACAGGTGGAGTCTCCCGACGAGGGCTCGTTCTCCATCGCGCCGCTCTGCCGTGACGCGGCGCTCGCTCCCGGACATCGATCACGAATCGCCGTTCGGATCGCCCACGAGGTCTACGCCCGAGCACCGCGTGCGTAGCGTGCGCATCGTCTTGTTGTCCCGGCTCACCGCGACGACCGGTCCCCGAGCACGTCACGTAGATCGCCGATACGCGCTTGTTGCTCGGCTGAAACATCAAAATGCGGTATGCTTGAGGGCCGATGAAGAGATTCCTCGGAATCGAGATCGGTACCACGGAAAATCGTGCCGGCCTGTTCGAACGTGGTCGATTCCATCCTGTGCTCAGCAAGAGTGGATCATCCGCGTTTCCGGCTGTCGTCAGTTTCGCTGACGACGGTGTGCGCACAGGCACGGAGGCCGTTGCTCAGGCATCGGAAAACTACAGCACGACCATCGTCGGTGCATCCGAGCTCCTCGGCGTTCGCGTCGATTCAGTGCCTGAGTGGGTCGAATGTCTTCCGGTGAGGCTCGTCGCCGTTAACGATTCTCGGGAACGACTGCCAGGAGATCGGAGTCATCCATACCGCGATGCGCTCGCAGCTCCTACCGATCAGGAATCGCCGCGCGTGCGCGCAGCTTTCGACGTCCACGGAACCCCAACATCCTTCGTCGAGGCGATCGCGTACCAGTTCGCCGAGATTCGAGAAGCGGCTCAGGTGAAGTTTGGTGAGCCAATTCTCGATGTGGTTGTCGCAGTCCCGGCGAGCTTTCGGCGATTCCAGCTTGCCGCGATCGAGCATGCGGCGATGCTCGCTGGTCTGCGCCCGCGACGTCTAATGCCGGCATCGAGCGCGGCCTCGCTGAGCCTCCTCGCGCGTGCACGCAAGGAGGTCAGCACGGCAGTAGTGCTGGCGGGAGGTTTGGGCTGTGAGGTCTGCGTAGCGTTTGGGGCCCAGGGCGTCGTGCAAGTGTCATGGTCCGCTTTTCTGACCTCGTCGTTCAGCGATCTCGCGCTCGTTCGTGATCTCTGCGCGCAATCCAAGCGCCTCACGAAAGCGCGGTACGGTTTGGATTGCGAAGCCGATGGGAGCGCCCGGCTGCGGTTGCTGCTTCAGGCACTTGCCCAACTCGACGCGGTAGTCGCAGAGGGCGGTGCGTGTATCGACATGGGCAAGGTCATCCACGAGGGCGGGAGTAGAGTGCTTCCGATCGATTGTCTGCGACCTCGAATCGATCGAGAGGCGTCCACGCTGGTCGAGGCGCTGACGGCAGCAAGGCAAGGGGACGATCCAGGGACGGTGGTCATCGCCGGCCGATGGACGGCATGCACCGACCTCGCCGAAGAGCTCGGAAATCGGTTGGGGGTCCGCATCAGAACGCTTGAGCGCGATATCGGTCAGACCGCGGTAGTGCAGGGAGCTGCGCTACAGGGCGCCATTCTGTCGGGCGACACGGCCGACCTGACGCTATTGGACTCGACTCGACACTCGCTTGGCATCGGGACAGCCGGTGGAGCGACCCGCGTTCTGATCGGAAAGGACGCAACGATTCCAACGCGTGCGTCGACGGAAATTCGGCCGGCCGCGTCCGAGCAGACCATCGCGCTGCAGGTCGTTGAGGGCGAGTCGACATCGACACGCAAAAACGTCGAGGTATGCCGCAGTCGTATCGAGATCACGCCGCGATGCGACGTGTCAGTCACGCTCGATCTCGATGCGAACAACATACTGACGGTGATAGTGCTCGCTCTCGATAGCGGAGTGCGGGCCGAAGTGCCTGTCCGACCGCACGCGCTCATGTCGCAACACGATGCGCGACGCATCGCTGCGCGATTGGGAGGAGTTGTGCCTCCCACGCTGGATACGGACGTACCACGAATCGCCCTGCACGGGGCGAAGCTGAACAGCATTTCGCCTCACCATCACCCCGGCGGCGAAGAGCGTCGCGCCGTCAAAGCAGCGCCGACCGCGTGGTGGCGCACGGCGTGGTTCGCTGCGCGGAGGATGGTCGCGCGAGCACTCGGACGGGCCGCGTTCCAAGCGCCTGCGCTTCCCACTCCCCCCGAGCAACGCACGCCGGACTCAGGAACTACCCACATGCAGAACGAATCCGAGACTATCGAGAACCGGATTCGTTCACTCCTATCCGCCGACGATCGCGCCTTCGAGCGTCTTCTACGCCGAGCGTCCCACCGCGCGCCGACGGCGTCTCGTGCCGAACTCCTCCGCCAGGTGCTCGATGAGCTTGAGCGCGACCGCCGGTGAGACGGCGGCCGCGGATGTCGCGCGCTGACGAGACTCGTCGCTCAACGATGAAGCTCATGACCTGAAGTGGGCCGCTGCTGGCGTCGAACTCGCGTTGTTGCGGAGCAAGGCGACCAAGAAGCGCGCAGCGACGTGTGCTGTGCTCGAAGCAACTCCGAGCGAGCTCGAGCTGTGCCCGGTGCGCGCGCTCCGCGGCTGGCTCGACGGCGCCGGGATCGCGCCGCTTCGCGGGGCGTCGTCCGATGCCTCCATGATCGAGCGCGCGGCAGGGCTCCGCTCGCGGCCCGCTAGCGTGAGGTTCACGATACCGACGAGCAACACACGCTGCGAGCCATTCGCAACAGAAAATTGCGTCCGCATGCCGACCACTCACGGGTGGGGACCGGCGCGGGACCCGCAACGACCGCGGGGAGTCGCATCGCCGCCGGGCTCGGCTGCACCCCGAGTACGCGGCTGCTGATCGACACTCATGCGCGCCAAGCGCGACAACTCCCGCCAGATGCGAGGACATTGGCGCAGACAGCCTCGGGCGACCATAGCGGCTGAGTGGGTCGTCCAGAGGTGATGCTCGGGCGATTGCCAGTTTGATGGTAACTCGCTGGTAATACCGCAGCCTCGCGCCTGCCGGGAACCCGGGTTCTCGGCAATCGGCGTGGCGAACGAGCACGCACCAGACGGGCTCTCTGGTTGGAATCCGAGCATCCTGAAGCGCGGTTGATGGCCTCGGGGCGAAACGGTTTCTGTGAGAGTTCGAAGCTCTCGTGGAGATGAACCCATGACTGAATCGGTCAGCTATGGTGAAGAATGGAGATCGCGCGCGCGGCTCGGGCTGACGCTCTCAGCTGACGAGCGCAATCAGTGGGAGTCGGAGCAGAGCTGGGAGCGTGCGAACGTCGAGCTCGCAACCCGGCTGGACGCACTCGTCGGGACGATGGTCGCGACCGGCCGAGTTCTGCATACGATCGACGATTCCACTATCCCGAGCGGCACGCGATTCCTCGTGCGCGCGCGCTTCGGTGATCGACTTCTGTGCGAGAGCGTGAAGCACGGTCTTCTGTCGCTTGCGCCGGCCTGGATCGAGTTGCGAGAGCTCGAGCAGGAGGAGGCCGTCGAAATGATAGCCTAGCCGGTCTTCGTTCTGCGCGACTTGAGATTGGCGCAGACCGTATAGCTCGCGAGGTTCGCTCGGACGAACGGTTTCTGGCGGCGCTGCCCGCGCCGTCCTGACGGCCACTCGCGCGCCGAGTCGCTGCGTGCTCCCGCAGACCAACATCTGCGATGTCGAGCGTGCATGCCGTTCTTTCTGACGTTCGAGAGGGAGTTGTTCGCCGGAGGCTTGAAGACATGGAAGCGATGCTGCGCCTGGCGCCCGAGGAGGTCGTGGTCATCGGCGTCGATACGGCACACAAGAAAGGGGAGCACACGCTCTTCGACGAGCGTGTCTTCCTTCCGCTCGATGACGACATGCTGCACTCGATCGAGATGTACGGCGTGCTGAAGCCGATCTTCGTGCGCCGAGCCGGGGCAGTGTTCGAGGTCGTCGACGGCCGGCGGCGCGTGCTCCACGCGCGCGAGGTGAACCGTGCCCAGCGCGAGCGTGGCGGAGGAGATCCCCGGACGGTGCGGGCGATTACGGAGGACGGCGACGACGCGCACCTCTTTGGCCTGTCGCGCCTCGCGAATCGAGGCGCGAAACCGGAGCACCCGATCCAGACGGCCGAAGCGGCACGGGAGCTCCACGCGAGCGGAAAGTCCCTCAGCGAGATCGCAGGCTATCTTAACGTCGGTGTTCCGATGGTTCGGAACTATCTCAGCCTCCTCGAGCTCCACTCTCAGGTGCGCGAGGCCGTCGCGGACGAGGCGGTGACGATGACTGCCGCGCTGAAGCTCGTCGTCCTGCCGGCGGAGCTCCAAGTCGCTGCGCTCGAGGAGCTCCTGCGGAGTGAGAATCGGACGGTCGCCGCCGCGCTGGCGGTACGCAATCGACTCTGCACGACCGAGAGCGATGGCAGGTCAGTCCGCGAGCCTCCTCCGCCTCGACGCGTTGTTCAACGGTTCCTGAGCAATCCGTCCGCGTTCGGACTCGGACAC includes:
- a CDS encoding Hsp70 family protein, with translation MKRFLGIEIGTTENRAGLFERGRFHPVLSKSGSSAFPAVVSFADDGVRTGTEAVAQASENYSTTIVGASELLGVRVDSVPEWVECLPVRLVAVNDSRERLPGDRSHPYRDALAAPTDQESPRVRAAFDVHGTPTSFVEAIAYQFAEIREAAQVKFGEPILDVVVAVPASFRRFQLAAIEHAAMLAGLRPRRLMPASSAASLSLLARARKEVSTAVVLAGGLGCEVCVAFGAQGVVQVSWSAFLTSSFSDLALVRDLCAQSKRLTKARYGLDCEADGSARLRLLLQALAQLDAVVAEGGACIDMGKVIHEGGSRVLPIDCLRPRIDREASTLVEALTAARQGDDPGTVVIAGRWTACTDLAEELGNRLGVRIRTLERDIGQTAVVQGAALQGAILSGDTADLTLLDSTRHSLGIGTAGGATRVLIGKDATIPTRASTEIRPAASEQTIALQVVEGESTSTRKNVEVCRSRIEITPRCDVSVTLDLDANNILTVIVLALDSGVRAEVPVRPHALMSQHDARRIAARLGGVVPPTLDTDVPRIALHGAKLNSISPHHHPGGEERRAVKAAPTAWWRTAWFAARRMVARALGRAAFQAPALPTPPEQRTPDSGTTHMQNESETIENRIRSLLSADDRAFERLLRRASHRAPTASRAELLRQVLDELERDRR
- a CDS encoding ParB/RepB/Spo0J family partition protein; translation: MEAMLRLAPEEVVVIGVDTAHKKGEHTLFDERVFLPLDDDMLHSIEMYGVLKPIFVRRAGAVFEVVDGRRRVLHAREVNRAQRERGGGDPRTVRAITEDGDDAHLFGLSRLANRGAKPEHPIQTAEAARELHASGKSLSEIAGYLNVGVPMVRNYLSLLELHSQVREAVADEAVTMTAALKLVVLPAELQVAALEELLRSENRTVAAALAVRNRLCTTESDGRSVREPPPPRRVVQRFLSNPSAFGLGHVSEDFWLGVRWCHGFVPSSRIRGMANAVRTALERGRGRKRSDEPRGGGSESPR